A genomic region of Kribbella sp. NBC_00382 contains the following coding sequences:
- a CDS encoding ABC transporter ATP-binding protein: MTTTQQTPQPTDQPDQEESWRGYAEDPDRELSKATTLRLKTQSRKLLGELLRPYKKMIWLLVAIVVVENAARLSVPYLVHLGIDKGIPPILAGQGSSTLIDIVLIVLASALIQAGARQIFLMRSGRLGQTILLGLRRRVFDHFQRLSPSFHDKYTSGRVISRLTSDVDVIDEMLETGFDGLVTALLTLVGTAILLLTLDVKLGLLALLSFPVLFILTAWFRKRSAIVYRRTREAVVLVIVHFVESMHGIRAVQAFRREPRNEEIFYGVNDKYREANLESFRINAIFMPSIKGVGNITIVAILAYGGWQAYHGHVTVGVLTAFLLYLRQFFEPLQDISQFYNTFLSASAALEKLSGVLNEKPDVPEPVKPATPAKHARGHLELRNVQFQYVDGVPVLPGLDLDVPAGQTLALVGTTGAGKTTIAKLVARFYDPTGGHVLLDGIDLRDLTEDDLRERVVMVTQENFLFTGSVADNIRFGKPDATMDEIVEAAKVIGAHDFIMALPDGYETAVAKRGSRLSAGQRQLVAFARAFLADPAVLILDEATSSLDIPSERLIQRALRTILDDRTAIVIAHRLSTVETADRVIVLEHGRIIEDGAPADLIDTGGNYADLHQAWEDSLA, encoded by the coding sequence ATGACGACCACTCAGCAAACACCTCAACCTACCGATCAACCGGATCAGGAAGAGTCCTGGCGCGGGTACGCCGAGGACCCGGACCGGGAGTTGTCGAAGGCAACGACCCTGCGACTCAAGACGCAGTCCCGCAAACTGCTCGGCGAGCTGCTCCGGCCGTACAAGAAGATGATCTGGCTGCTCGTCGCGATCGTCGTGGTGGAGAACGCGGCCCGGCTGTCGGTGCCGTACCTGGTCCACCTCGGGATCGACAAGGGCATCCCGCCGATCCTGGCGGGCCAGGGCAGCTCGACGCTGATCGACATCGTGCTGATCGTGCTGGCCTCGGCGCTGATCCAGGCCGGTGCCCGGCAGATCTTCCTGATGCGGTCCGGCCGGCTCGGGCAGACCATCCTGCTCGGTCTGCGCCGGCGGGTGTTCGACCACTTCCAGCGGCTCAGCCCGTCGTTCCACGACAAGTACACGTCGGGGCGGGTGATCTCGCGGCTGACGTCCGACGTGGATGTCATCGACGAGATGCTGGAGACCGGCTTCGACGGGCTGGTGACGGCTCTGCTGACCTTGGTCGGTACTGCGATCCTGCTGCTCACCCTCGACGTCAAGCTCGGGTTGCTGGCGTTGCTGTCGTTCCCGGTGCTGTTCATCCTGACGGCGTGGTTCCGGAAGCGGTCGGCGATCGTCTACCGGCGGACGCGTGAGGCCGTCGTGCTGGTGATCGTGCACTTCGTCGAGTCGATGCACGGGATCCGGGCGGTGCAAGCGTTCCGGCGGGAGCCGCGCAACGAGGAGATCTTCTACGGGGTCAACGACAAGTACCGCGAGGCGAACCTCGAGTCGTTCCGGATCAACGCGATCTTCATGCCGTCGATCAAGGGCGTCGGCAACATCACGATCGTCGCGATCCTGGCCTACGGCGGGTGGCAGGCGTACCACGGGCACGTGACCGTCGGGGTGCTGACCGCGTTCCTGCTGTACCTGCGGCAGTTCTTCGAGCCGCTGCAGGACATCTCGCAGTTCTACAACACCTTCCTGTCGGCGAGTGCCGCGCTGGAGAAGCTGTCCGGGGTACTGAACGAGAAGCCGGACGTCCCCGAACCGGTCAAGCCCGCGACGCCCGCCAAGCATGCGCGTGGGCATCTGGAGTTGCGCAACGTGCAGTTCCAGTACGTCGACGGCGTGCCGGTACTACCGGGGCTCGACCTCGACGTACCGGCCGGGCAGACGCTTGCCCTCGTCGGGACTACGGGAGCCGGCAAGACCACGATCGCCAAGCTGGTCGCGCGTTTCTACGACCCGACGGGTGGCCATGTGCTGCTCGACGGGATCGACCTGCGCGACCTGACCGAGGACGACCTGCGCGAGCGGGTGGTGATGGTGACCCAGGAGAACTTCCTGTTCACCGGCTCGGTCGCCGACAACATCCGGTTCGGCAAGCCGGACGCGACGATGGACGAGATCGTCGAGGCGGCCAAGGTGATCGGCGCGCACGACTTCATCATGGCGCTGCCCGACGGGTACGAGACGGCGGTCGCCAAGCGCGGCAGCCGGCTCTCGGCGGGTCAGCGGCAGTTGGTCGCATTCGCCCGGGCGTTCCTGGCGGATCCGGCGGTACTGATCCTGGACGAGGCGACGTCGAGCCTCGACATCCCCAGCGAGCGGCTGATCCAGCGCGCGCTGCGGACCATCCTCGACGACCGTACCGCGATCGTCATCGCCCACCGCCTCTCCACGGTGGAGACCGCGGACCGGGTGATCGTGCTCGAGCACGGCCGCATCATCGAGGACGGCGCTCCCGCCGACCTGATCGACACCGGCGGCAACTACGCCGACCTCCACCAGGCCTGGGAAGACTCCCTGGCCTAG
- a CDS encoding nitroreductase family deazaflavin-dependent oxidoreductase → MSSSEEEYAPSTTGWVREAVEKMVEAGDTSVGGFNGMHVVLMTMRGAKSGKLRKVPVMRVEHEGVYAAVASLGGAPKNPVWYYNLKVDPKIQLQDGERTGEYVAREIEGDEYKLWWKRSVEAFPNYAEYQTKTTRIIPLFLLEPVSGN, encoded by the coding sequence ATGTCATCCTCTGAAGAAGAATATGCCCCCAGTACGACCGGTTGGGTCCGCGAAGCGGTCGAGAAGATGGTGGAGGCCGGCGACACCAGTGTCGGCGGCTTCAACGGTATGCACGTGGTGCTGATGACCATGCGCGGCGCCAAGTCGGGCAAGCTCCGCAAGGTACCGGTGATGCGCGTCGAGCACGAAGGCGTGTACGCCGCGGTCGCATCGCTCGGCGGCGCGCCGAAGAACCCGGTCTGGTACTACAACCTCAAGGTCGACCCCAAGATCCAGCTGCAGGACGGCGAGCGCACCGGCGAGTACGTCGCCCGCGAGATCGAGGGCGACGAGTACAAGCTGTGGTGGAAGCGCTCGGTCGAGGCCTTCCCGAACTACGCGGAGTACCAGACCAAGACGACCCGGATCATCCCGCTCTTCCTGCTCGAGCCCGTCTCCGGGAACTGA
- a CDS encoding CDP-alcohol phosphatidyltransferase family protein, with protein MREPFVGSTRLRLAGLALHAYTASGTVLALLIVIAAIDGDAVRALWLGLAALWIDGTDGMIARRLRVKETIPWFDGAMLDNIVDYLTYAFAPIVLLWTGGYLPHGFIGAALAALPLLASSYQFCRTDAKTDDHFFLGFPSYWNVVAFYVVVLDLGQTATGIILLTCSILVFIPIKYVYPSRTKAFRTTNLVTTLIWLGSYAVLLTQMPNPSAIVVAISLAYLVYYGVLSLYLTFWAPRRKAA; from the coding sequence GTGCGGGAACCGTTCGTCGGGTCGACGCGGTTGCGTCTGGCCGGACTTGCACTGCACGCCTATACCGCGAGCGGAACGGTGCTCGCGTTGCTGATCGTGATCGCGGCGATCGACGGGGACGCGGTCCGCGCGCTCTGGCTCGGCCTGGCCGCGCTCTGGATCGACGGCACCGACGGGATGATCGCGCGACGGCTCCGGGTGAAGGAGACGATCCCGTGGTTCGACGGCGCGATGCTCGACAACATCGTCGACTATCTGACGTACGCGTTCGCGCCGATCGTGCTGCTCTGGACCGGCGGCTACCTGCCGCACGGCTTCATCGGCGCCGCGCTCGCCGCGTTGCCGCTGCTTGCCTCCAGCTACCAGTTCTGCCGCACCGACGCGAAGACGGACGACCACTTCTTCCTGGGCTTCCCGAGCTACTGGAACGTGGTGGCCTTCTACGTCGTCGTGCTCGACCTCGGCCAGACCGCGACCGGCATCATCCTGCTGACCTGCTCGATCCTGGTCTTCATCCCGATCAAGTACGTCTACCCCTCGCGGACCAAGGCGTTCCGGACCACGAACCTGGTCACCACGCTGATCTGGCTCGGCTCGTACGCGGTCCTGCTGACCCAGATGCCGAACCCGAGCGCGATCGTGGTGGCGATCTCGCTGGCCTATCTTGTGTACTACGGGGTGCTCAGCCTGTACCTCACCTTCTGGGCCCCCAGACGCAAGGCAGCCTGA
- a CDS encoding AAA family ATPase: protein MLTTLAIENYRSLRRLVMPLGRLNVVTGANGTGKSSLYRALRLLADASRNGAVAALAREGGLPSTLWAGPENISNAVRRGEQPLQGTVRSKAVSLRMGFASEDYGYAMDFGLPQPLKGEFGEPSAFSLDPEIKREALWAGPFLRPAALLVERGGGGVRIRGGDGKWHDGGHALQPFDSVLSEFADPERAPELLTLRERMRSWRFYDHLRTDADAPARQVQIGTRTTILGPEGADVAAALQTIREIGPRGGLDAAIERAFPASKVEIRNNAGRFEIAFHQHGLLRPLSGAELSDGTLRYLLWVAALLTPRPPALLVLNEPETSLHPDLLPALANLVVTAAKDTQVIVVTHSRPFQSALQAGAEETGLDFHTNELLKEFGQTVLEGQRPLDEPPWKWPSR, encoded by the coding sequence ATGTTGACCACGTTGGCTATCGAGAACTACCGGTCCTTGCGGCGGCTGGTGATGCCGTTGGGGCGGCTCAACGTGGTGACCGGGGCCAACGGGACCGGGAAGTCGAGTTTGTACCGGGCCTTGAGGTTGCTGGCTGACGCGTCGCGGAACGGCGCGGTCGCGGCGCTGGCTCGCGAAGGCGGGTTGCCGTCGACGTTGTGGGCGGGACCGGAGAACATCTCGAACGCGGTTCGGCGGGGCGAGCAGCCGTTGCAGGGGACCGTACGGAGCAAGGCGGTCAGCCTGCGGATGGGGTTCGCGTCCGAGGACTACGGCTATGCCATGGACTTCGGGTTGCCGCAGCCGCTGAAGGGCGAGTTCGGGGAGCCGTCGGCTTTCAGCCTGGATCCGGAGATCAAGCGGGAGGCGCTCTGGGCCGGCCCGTTCCTCCGGCCGGCCGCGTTGCTGGTCGAGCGCGGGGGCGGCGGCGTACGGATCCGGGGCGGCGACGGGAAATGGCACGACGGTGGGCATGCGCTGCAGCCGTTCGACAGCGTCCTGAGCGAGTTCGCCGACCCCGAGCGGGCGCCCGAGCTGCTGACCCTGCGAGAGCGGATGCGGTCGTGGCGGTTCTACGACCATCTGCGCACGGATGCCGATGCCCCGGCGCGACAAGTACAGATCGGAACTCGTACGACGATCCTCGGCCCCGAAGGCGCCGACGTGGCGGCCGCTCTCCAGACGATCCGGGAGATCGGGCCGCGCGGCGGACTCGACGCGGCGATCGAGCGAGCGTTCCCGGCCAGCAAGGTCGAGATCCGCAACAACGCCGGCCGCTTCGAGATCGCCTTCCACCAGCACGGATTGCTCCGCCCGCTGTCCGGCGCCGAACTATCCGACGGGACGCTCCGGTACTTGTTGTGGGTGGCCGCCTTGCTGACACCACGACCACCGGCCCTCCTCGTACTCAACGAGCCCGAGACGAGCCTGCACCCCGATCTCCTGCCAGCGCTGGCGAATCTCGTCGTCACCGCCGCCAAAGACACCCAGGTCATTGTCGTCACCCACTCCCGCCCGTTCCAGTCAGCGCTCCAGGCAGGCGCCGAGGAGACCGGGCTCGACTTCCACACCAACGAACTACTGAAGGAATTCGGCCAAACAGTGCTCGAGGGCCAACGCCCCTTGGACGAGCCTCCGTGGAAATGGCCCTCGCGCTAG
- a CDS encoding Gfo/Idh/MocA family protein, whose amino-acid sequence MTTPIRLGIVGLGAMGRHLLTEALSHPDFTVTHAVDLAPATVAALQADHPDVSLSTSTADVIAAGDVDAVYVATPPATHAALVVPALEAGQAVFCEKPLAVSAADAAAMLEAAAGKAAGVNFSLSDRQSTRYVEQAIADGRVGDVLGVEVRLAFPVWPRGFQAEATWVGGREQGGFVREVFSHFAYLTDRLLGQLSAVYVELGYRDDGLSETSAYGLMKAGEIPVQLSGVVGAAGPETYEWILRGTKQSYKLTAWRDLFVAEGNEWRPVELTGELGSEATRLTLFAQAIRGEHPRDLADFAAAERVRQVVEAFHL is encoded by the coding sequence ATGACCACACCGATCCGCCTCGGCATCGTCGGGCTCGGCGCGATGGGCCGGCATCTGCTGACCGAAGCTCTGAGCCACCCGGACTTCACCGTCACCCACGCGGTCGACCTCGCCCCGGCCACCGTCGCCGCTCTCCAGGCCGATCATCCAGACGTCAGCCTCAGTACCTCGACCGCTGACGTGATCGCGGCCGGTGATGTCGACGCGGTCTACGTCGCGACGCCACCGGCCACGCATGCGGCGCTCGTAGTACCGGCTCTTGAGGCTGGTCAGGCGGTGTTCTGCGAGAAGCCGCTGGCTGTATCGGCCGCTGATGCCGCGGCGATGCTCGAAGCGGCGGCAGGCAAGGCGGCCGGGGTGAACTTCTCGCTCTCCGACCGGCAGTCCACCCGGTACGTCGAACAGGCGATCGCGGACGGCCGGGTCGGCGACGTGCTCGGTGTTGAGGTCCGGCTCGCCTTTCCGGTCTGGCCGCGTGGCTTCCAGGCGGAGGCCACTTGGGTGGGCGGACGCGAACAGGGTGGGTTCGTCCGTGAGGTCTTCTCGCACTTCGCGTATCTCACCGACCGGCTGCTGGGCCAACTCAGCGCCGTTTATGTCGAGCTGGGGTATCGCGACGACGGTCTCAGCGAGACCTCGGCGTACGGGCTGATGAAGGCGGGGGAGATCCCGGTCCAGCTGAGCGGCGTCGTCGGCGCAGCCGGGCCGGAGACGTATGAGTGGATCCTGCGAGGGACCAAGCAGTCCTACAAGCTGACCGCCTGGCGCGACCTCTTTGTTGCTGAGGGCAATGAATGGCGACCGGTCGAACTCACCGGTGAGCTCGGCTCGGAGGCGACCCGGTTGACGCTGTTCGCCCAGGCGATCCGCGGCGAGCACCCACGCGATCTGGCCGACTTCGCGGCGGCCGAGCGGGTCCGGCAGGTCGTCGAGGCTTTCCACCTGTAA